The genome window TTTTCTAGGTTTTTCCggtcaagaattattttatcaGTATTCAGATTTAATTCAAACTAGTTATGTCATTATTAATTGTCAAAAGAGTAAAGACAAAAGTAGTAAGCACTGTTAAAaagtaaatttgaaataaatacaaataagacTGAGTTACACAGACGtacattcaatttaaaattataaattcgaAACAATggtgtaaataaaaattatgttattatttccCAAAAATGGAAGAAATACATTACTTCTTtcctatttataaattttaacgaaataattcaaAGCTATGCACATCATTTCACTAAcgttatgaaattattaatttagaaaagCATGGCAGTAAATTTTCTTTCTTCAGTAAGATTGTTTCTCTCTCCATCAAGACCAACATTTCGCCTACTACTGGTTCCGTTGCGGAGAGCAGGAACCGCCTGTTATATTTATGAAAACTCATTCAAGGACAAATATTCATCATTTAGAAGAAGACACTATATTGTGGGATTTGCTTCCTTTGGTTTGGCTTTACTAGCTGCTAGTCAAGCTTACAATGGTAAATAatgcaaaaataaataagttcattTCTAATCATGTGATTTCACCACTGTTGTATTACCTGaagttaaatatttgtttcagaAAAGCGCTTCTTCAAAGCTGCAAGAATTGGCAACATAGCAGAAATTCAGAAGTAAGTGGAAATAATTAgacctatatatatttttgaatatattatctacTTATTCTGCTGTTAAAACACAACTGCTGAAGTTACATTTATGGTGATCTAAAGTGATGAAAATGTGAggtaatagtaattatttagGCAATTATCTCAAGCTAAGCTCAACAGCTCAACAGGTCCTATCAAAACACTGATATAGATGAACCATAATTATTTACATGGTACCAttccaattattattcatttaattttatcttttatgtCTCATTTTATTTTACGACCAAAAATTCTTGTTTCCTTACAGGAATTGGCTAGTGCTGtatacattactagctgacctgacagatgttgttctgttcataataaaaaaaaatgcgggTGGACTTTCGTAATATCCGCTTTAGCtgattcttagctgacctctacttggcgaaaggaatattcctaccaaatttcaagtctctatgcCTGTTGGTTCCCGAGATattgtgatgagtgactatatacgtggaaatctcttaaatatatatatagattaacagTACACTATGTACAATACTAAATACTATTTACATCAAGCTTACTGCCATAGtagaaaacaaaatgtatgtttatttaacttgatattgttatattaacatatattttttttttgcaaaaaaattaaaaaaattaaataaatatgtatacatGGCAAGAATACTCAGTCTTTTTGTAGCACAGGAGCACCACTGGCTCCTCAAACCAGACAATCTTAGTTCAATAGGGCATGTCAAGATTACAAAAATAAGTGTAATGTAATGCATGTAGGTACACCAGCATCCAATGAATGGAAAATAACACAGGTAAAATTGATAGAAACCTTATAACCTGGTTCAAGAAGTGTCATCATGTAGACTTTTCCAGTAATAGAAGAATTTCTATTAAGGCTATTTAAAccataaatttgattgtatctaatttttataaaaaaaagaagaagccgCCTTTTGAAGAGTATCTTgtacccattcttctcaggtcttaaGCATATCCGAATGTGTGGTagtcacattctattttgaataaaaatatttgaatttcaaaatataaaagaaaaattatatatatatatatatataatttggacAAATAAACATGAATAATGTTAAGGGTATATtcagattattttaaaaataacttaactaattaaggaatttatacaaactagatttccatttatAAACAGATGAATTGTGGATGTCAGGAACTTCACTATTTTTGAGTAGGAGGGCATGGTTACTAAGATTAGTGTGTACAAACATACAGAcacacagacaaaaattctaagaGTAATTGTTTTGGGTTCTATTGCATTCATAAAGCCCCCctataatagtttttttatatatcttccATGATTCCAGACTGCTACCAGTTACGATTGTATTATTTACATTGATAGTAATGATATACGAAATACTACTCTCTTTTGCAGAAAATATGGGCACCTACATAAATAACCTGTTTCACTGGCTtcatcttcagattatttcataattctaagtAGCTTGTGACatcataatactttaaataaataaacaaaaagtaGTTTCTATCAATTTAATCATTACATTTAAatggaattaatgaaaaatgatcccagagtcTAAACAGCTATTTGCATATAtctgttcattaaataaaaagtaaaagtttaatataGAGTGTGGCCCCTTTGCTAAAATGATAGCTTGTATTCATCCGGGCATGCTATCAGctattcttaattatttattgtggaATACACTCCCACTGCGCAGTAATTATATTCCTTACCTGATGTTTTGCAGAGCGGGCTGCACCGATATTACTCTATGGGATTGCGGGCAATTGCTGGCCAATCCAAACGACGAATCCCTACCTCTTAGAGATACGCTTCCACGTCGCCAGAACGGTGATCGCGAGTGTTAtcgtccataaaaataaaattttctccaACAACCGTTAATGCGGGTTTTACGTAAGGAATTAGTACTTCTGATATGTACCGGTGTGCATtcaaagtgcggttttctatGAAGACTAACACCGTACGGTCCAATACAATAATTGCTGCCCAAAACATAACTGAGCCTCCACCATAATGGTTTGTTTCTTCAAAGCAAACTTCTGCGAAACGTTCTCCTGAGCGTTGTGGTACTCGCCGTCGTCGGTCCTCACGATATAGCGATCTTCTGGCTTCATCTGAGATTAGAACTCTACCCAGTTCTCTTGAGTTCACGTCACACAATTTCGAGCGAAGCTAAGTCTAGCAACTCTGTGCTGGCGGAGTAATTTATTGCCACAGGCTGGACGGCTACTGCCTATATTGGAAGCGAGAAGACAGTCCATAAGCTGGTTTGCACACCTCTCTCTTCCTCTAGAGTCTTTTTGATGTTGACATAAGAAGGTTTGCGATTTCTCAATGTCTGGTTCACTGGGAAGCAGTCATCTCGAGCTCCTGTGCATGGTTTTCTTCCAAACCCAGGCGTTCTACTGACGGAAATAGTCTCTTGATATCGCAATAGACCAAATCCTCTGGACAGTCGACTCACATTTAGCCTCTGGGACACATAACATTGACTACACCCTTCCTCAAGTAGCGCTATATTTTTGCTGGCCCTTATCGTTCTATCAATCAGATTGAGACCGCTTAGTAATGGTATCAAGACTTAAAATATCAAGAAAATAGGACAACCCGACAATAATTATCCAAAAATGATTTAGAGTTATTACGACCTATAAACGATTCCCGTTACGATACGCAATTAACtgcaatttttgttaaagtccgactatgtcttaaatttgaatttggaattaaCTTTTTTAAGCACCACAACACTCATAAAgattaaaacctcttttggtattgtattttctaaagggtcggaaaaaattaaaaccgcCTGTTTTTTTGCCAAtcagtttatataaattttttataagatttgtGTATCTATGATTCATTTAGTAGCTTTTctgtttcattaaaatattgtcTCTGATAATAGTTTTCTGTCTTTAATTTTAGACAAATTATAGCTGCTAAAGATGCTGGAGTAGGAACTAGAAAGGGCGACGAAGGTCCAGCTGACAGGCGGCACTCTCTTGGTTGGACAGCTCTTATGGTCGCTGCGGCTAATAGTCAGCCAGCTGCTGTCAAGGAGCTCCTTAGACTCGGAGCCAGGCCAGATCTTCGTGAGCAGTATGCTGGTGCTTCTACCACTGCGTCATCTACTGGACTTCACCCCCTTGAAGTTCTGCAAAAAAGAGAAGATGAATTTTGTGGTGCAATGAATGCTCGTGCTTCATTTCTTGGCTGGACAGCACTTCACTATGCGGCTCTCGCTGATTCCTCTGCATCAGCCCAGGAACTCTTGGAAGCTGGGGCAGACCCCACACTGCGTGATAATGCTGGCCGTCGAGCCCTACATTATGCGCGAGATCCATCGCCCACTCGGGACCTCATCTTGGAGCACTCAAAGCGATGGGAGGAAGCCGCAGCGGCCGCTGCTGCAGAACAGCGGCGAAAGTTTCCACTTGAACAGCGCCTAAAACAGTTTATTGTGGGTCAGCAAGCCGCAATAGAAACTGTGGCAGCTGCCGTGCGAAGGAAAGAAAATGGATGGGCAGACGAAGAGCACCCTCTAGTGTTTTTGTTCTTGGGTAGTTCAGGTATTGGAAAGACCGAGCTAGCCAAGCAACTAGCAAGATACATGCACCGTGATGACCCTGCAGCTTTTATCAGACTGGACATGTCAGAATACCAAGAGAAACACGAAGTGGCCAAGTTAATAGGTGCTCCACCGGGTTATGTCGGGCACGAGGAAGGGGGACAGCTTACACGCGCGCTCGCTCGCCGGGCTGACGCAGTGGTGCTCTTCGACGAGGTCGATAAAGCACACCCCGATGTTCTCACAGTTTTGCTGCAACTGTTTGATGAGGTAAGTAAcataatgtttaattaatagtagatatttttttttataaaggagGAGGAATCTCAGGATTTCTGGTCACCCAATAATGTGCGGTCACTGCACGTGTCTGTCATCCATGTCATTCGCTTGGACACACTGTGGAAATCCGCCTCTACCCAACTTGTACACTGCAATTGTGGTAACAGGGTCGGCTGACAGACGGCAAGGGCAAACTAATAGAATGCAAGAACGCCATATTCGTGATGACGTCGAACCTGGCAGCGGACGAGATCGCGCAGTATGGCCTGGAGCTGCGGCGTGAAATGGACCAGCTGCAGAAACAACGCGCACGCGCACGTGCAGCGGCCGGCGAGCCCACCACGCGTACGTATTCTTCTACGTTTTATGCCTTATCGGTCTCTCGAAACAATTTTAAAAGGCATGGGGTAATATtaaccttgttcaatttaactcccccaagaagactcaagttttcgCGTTTACCATAAAACAAAAACCATATCGACGCTCTTAGACATCACAtcctttaaagcctcgcctGGTATATACTTGCACACTTGGTCTCAAGTGATTGTCAATTCCACACTCATCTGGAAGGCAACGCTAAATTGACTTCGAAGAAGCTAGGCGCCATAATTAGAGCACTATAATACTTCCGGCCTACATCCTAGCACTGCTACaaacgcaggtccggccacatatggagtattgatatcatctctggtctggtgcaccccagtatcagctcaaaccatttgaccgcCTGCAACGAAGAGTTGCTGAAATTCTCGGGGATCCAGCGGGATCTGTGaatggctagatcacttggcgtcgcGTGGagtcgtcgcttcattgtgtatcttccaccgcatttatcacggggagtgttccgaagagctggttcacctgattcctgccagcgaattccactttcgcacaaattaacctggatgtgtggcggacctccaccgtgcggttttcaaggaacttccttCCACgacctacaaagctgtggaatgaatgagcttccttatacgatgtttccgggatgatacgatatttaatacgatacgaccttcaaaaaaagcgcgacaccttccttaaaggccggcaacgcacatgtgattcctcttgtgttgcaagggattgtgggcggtggtggtaacttaacatcaggtgaaccgtacgtACGTTTGTCCTCGTAATATGTCAAATCGTCGATGTTCTCACTTCTCCGCAGCGATCCGGGAGGGTGACCTGCCAGAACAATCGCTGGAGGTGTCACGGCAATTCAAGGATAGCGTAGTGCGGCCTATACTGAAGCGGCACTTCGGGCGCGACGAGTTCCTCGGGCGGATCAATGAGATCGTGTACTTCCTGCCCTTCTCCCGCCAGGAGCTCCTCACGTTGGTGCAGCTAGAGCTGGCGCGATGGGCGGATAAAGCGCGCGAACGGCACAACGTGGAGTTGCGCTGGGAAGGCGGCGTGTTGGGTGCCTTGGCTGACGGGTAACTGCATTCGTTATTAAACTAGACGCTTAAATACGCTGTGGTGGAGGGACTGGATGCACTTCACCTCCCAAAGATTACCGGGACAAATAACGGAGGGAGAACACAATACATATTTCTTCCTAGCGCTTCGTccacgtagataaagggttttaaaaataataagcgagtttggaattgaagattcaagtcatgtcctattccagttcctgTTTCCATTTTCGCTCCCGtttccaacatattattatgttaaagttatGTCGCGGAAAATTGCTATGGCAAAccaaacctactattggtatagttatagctcatcgacgtgattTTTACCCTGGTTTTtctgggataaaatgtagcctatgtcctttcccaaccaaatttcatcaaaatcggttctgtaAGCTCCGAcctaaaagcgtaacaaacttacattcacatttattatattagtagggatggGTACTTGGATACGTACTGCTCTCTGTTGCGTCGCAGTATCAACTCGAACCTTCTGAGAGCGTGCCACGTAGATCTTTGTCGGTAATCCGGTTCGATCTCTTGAACGGGTTAGTGTAGAGACGTCGATTTAATGTGCGTCTACTTACTACTTACTACTTTTATCACGAAGATTGTTCCGGGGAAGTATTCCGCCTTCGCGCATTTAACTTGGATATCTTATTGccctatattggatgcatggAGGCTGGTGTCGGATGCATTGATTGGCAAAGCAAGCAGTTCCATCAGAACAGTACCCAAGACTTAGTGTAGGGGTATATATGTAATTTGATAAGATCCTGATAAGTGTGGCTTTGGTTTGTTCCAGGGAAGAAATGATTACAAATCTAAACAGACAAATGTCTTTTTGTAGGTTGTTATAGAAGCTCTCGAACGCACAACTAATTAGTTAATTCTTAGAACTTGTTTGGTTCATTGTGTGGCCCCATActaaattaaagtaatatgtCTAGTCTGTTTGACAAAGCACCACCGACATCCTCTAAGATTTTACCATGTTTTTGATACGAGtccaacaatattttttctaggATTAAAAAGTTTGTTTTAGGATCAACTGTTGAGCATTTTTTACTCGTGAGAGAGTCTGAACTGTATGTTTGATTGCTTTTTGAGTGAACGCTATGGAAATAATTCATGGCGCCACGGTGCATAAACCAACCGCTAACAAACAGAACCGCTTCAGATAAAAGTCCAAAGTTTGTTTTTAAGACAAACATTCAGTTTAACTCTTGGACTAACTTCTTATCATCATCACATTTGTGTATCGCTTTGGAATGCTATAAGAAAAATTCCCAATATCATAGAATCTTCAAGGTGGGCGTTGGTGTCGTTTTCAGATACGACGTGCACTACGGCGCCAGATCGATAAAGCACGAGGTGGAGCGACGCGTCGTGAACCTGATCGCGCTGGCGGCGGAGCGAGGCGTACTCGGGCCCGGCTGCGGCGTGCTGCTGTCGGAGGCGGAGGGGCGTGTCACATTGGCCGTGCGCCCGCCCAAGCAGACGCGCTACGAGCCTCTGGACGTCACTGCGCTCTAGTCCGTGGTGATCGTGCTGGAACATCAGCTAGCTgtcaatttgaaaaattgtgaTAATTACTTACGAGTTAGAAATGGATATGACTCATAGGTACGGTGATAGTAATGCCACAATGTAATTAGTATATTTACATGCAATATTCcttaaaattgtaaattgatAAGCGACCAAACAGATACAGGTCTTGCGGAATTTGCTGTCGCGTTATATACGACGTTCTTCAATACAGTTGCGGGAAAAAGAGAAAGGGCAaatcaatagttatttatgcaactgttgtgtaataag of Leptidea sinapis chromosome 38, ilLepSina1.1, whole genome shotgun sequence contains these proteins:
- the LOC126975860 gene encoding caseinolytic peptidase B protein homolog, whose protein sequence is MAVNFLSSVRLFLSPSRPTFRLLLVPLRRAGTACYIYENSFKDKYSSFRRRHYIVGFASFGLALLAASQAYNEKRFFKAARIGNIAEIQKQIIAAKDAGVGTRKGDEGPADRRHSLGWTALMVAAANSQPAAVKELLRLGARPDLREQYAGASTTASSTGLHPLEVLQKREDEFCGAMNARASFLGWTALHYAALADSSASAQELLEAGADPTLRDNAGRRALHYARDPSPTRDLILEHSKRWEEAAAAAAAEQRRKFPLEQRLKQFIVGQQAAIETVAAAVRRKENGWADEEHPLVFLFLGSSGIGKTELAKQLARYMHRDDPAAFIRLDMSEYQEKHEVAKLIGAPPGYVGHEEGGQLTRALARRADAVVLFDEVDKAHPDVLTVLLQLFDEGRLTDGKGKLIECKNAIFVMTSNLAADEIAQYGLELRREMDQLQKQRARARAAAGEPTTPIREGDLPEQSLEVSRQFKDSVVRPILKRHFGRDEFLGRINEIVYFLPFSRQELLTLVQLELARWADKARERHNVELRWEGGVLGALADGYDVHYGARSIKHEVERRVVNLIALAAERGVLGPGCGVLLSEAEGRVTLAVRPPKQTRYEPLDVTAL